A genomic region of Thunnus albacares chromosome 4, fThuAlb1.1, whole genome shotgun sequence contains the following coding sequences:
- the LOC122980053 gene encoding G-protein coupled receptor 22: METEGYRDLLETSDGQGVGLLDGGGGEGVEEGWSTPYPLGYQVSLTTVLMLELVLGFSSNLTVLVLYCAQSNLVDSVSNLVTVNLHVLDILVCVLCLPLTVAVILLPANGSGVGSLATLCLFHEACVTFTSVATAVNVLVISLDRYDISVRPASRLLTPRRAALLLAAVWAVSLAVFFLPFLEGDFFSLRAEDGEDEEPEAQNNDSELTTGVTPIFSSLSPSSLPSTQPSSPSHILPPVWQNRTLLCIGGQGYYTGLAMYYHLLLQVPCFFIAVAVMLFTYSRILQALNIRIGSHMMRGARAKDSTCRIRCRRQRRKDLTLSTEVVSSNQNQNLTHPPLIPSPTPTPTSPPPLSSMPQGMSDSGATVTTVSTAATTPIATTPATPASPTPASASTQTHATSPLPASSMGVQASVSAIIALRRAVRRHRDRRERQRRVLKMSLIIISTFMGCWAPLSAVNVLILCLGPSDSLVRIRLCFLAMAYGTTIFHPLLYAFTRQKLRRALKTRVKKRVVSLLQVDPAPSGGTVIHNSWVEGGGHRKNRKPRMEASDGTDALQRQ, translated from the coding sequence ATGGAGACCGAAGGCTATCGTGACCTCCTTGAGACCAGCGATGGTCAGGGGGTAGGCCTGCTGGATggagggggtggggagggggtggaggagggcTGGAGCACCCCCTACCCTCTGGGCTACCAGGTGTCTTTGACCACTGTGCTGATGCTGGAGCTGGTGTTGGGCTTCAGCAGCAACCTGACCGTACTTGTGCTCTACTGTGCTCAGTCCAACCTTGTGGATTCAGTCAGCAACCTGGTCACAGTCAACCTCCATGTCCTGGACATACTGGTCTGTGTGCTGTGTCTGCCGCTGACTGTGGCTGTGATCCTACTACCAGCTAATGGAAGTGGAGTTGGCAGTCTTGCCACGCTGTGTCTCTTTCACGAGGCCTGTGTCACATTCACCAGCGTCGCCACAGCAGTTAATGTGCTGGTGATCAGTTTGGACCGATACGACATCTCAGTGCGTCCAGCCAGTCGTCTGCTGACCCCCAGGCGTGCTGCGCTGCTCCTGGCAGCGGTGTGGGCTGTGTCTCTGGCTGTCTTCTTCCTGCCCTTCCTTGAGGGGGACTTCTTCTCTTTGAGGGCTGAGGATGGTGAGGATGAGGAGCCAGAGGCGCAGAACAATGACTCTGAACTCACCACTGGAGTGACACccattttttcctccctttctccttcctctttacCCTCCACTCAGCCCTCCTCCCCTTCACACATCCTGCCTCCAGTGTGGCAGAACAGGACACTGTTGTGCATCGGGGGGCAGGGGTATTACACAGGCCTGGCTATGTATTACCACCTGTTACTCCAAGTGCCCTGCTTCTTCATCGCTGTAGCTGTCATGTTGTTCACATACTCCAGAATCCTACAGGCCCTCAACATTCGCATTGGTTCCCACATGATGAGGGGTGCGCGTGCAAAGGACTCCACCTGCAGGATACGTTgcaggaggcagaggaggaaggaCCTCACCTTGTCCACAGAGGTAGTGTCCTccaaccagaaccagaacctcACCCATCCTCCCCTTATACCCTCTCCCACACCAACACCAACATCCCCACCACCACTCTCCTCCATGCCCCAGGGGATGTCTGACAGTGGAGCAACTGTCACTACTGTCAGTACTGCTGCCACCACCCCCATCGCCACCACACCGGCAACTCCTGCTTCTCCAACCCCGGCTTCAGCCTCAACCCAGACCCATGCCACTTCACCATTGCCTGCCTCCTCCATGGGTGTCCAGGCTTCGGTTTCTGCTATCATCGCTTTGAGGCGGGCTGTGCGTAGACACAGGGACCGTCGGGAGCGTCAACGTCGTGTTCTTAAAATGTCCCTAATCATTATATCCACCTTTATGGGCTGCTGGGCCCCTCTGTCTGCAGTCAATGTTCTCATCCTGTGTCTGGGTCCCAGTGACAGCCTGGTACGGATCCGCCTTTGCTTCTTGGCAATGGCTTATGGAACCACCATCTTTCATCCTCTGCTCTATGCTTTCACAAGGCAGAAGCTGCGCCGTGCCCTCAAAACACGTGTCAAGAAAAGGGTAGTGTCCCTTCTGCAGGTAGACCCAGCTCCCAGTGGGGGAACAGTTATTCATAACTCCTGGGTGGAGGGGGGAGGCCACAGGAAGAATCGCAAGCCACGGATGGAGGCCAGTGATGGCACTGATGCCTTACAGAGGCAGTGA